The Puniceicoccus vermicola DNA segment GTCTCCGTGGTGGGGCTGTTAACGATCGAGCCGGTCTTCCGCGCTCTCGGGGCCGGGCCGGAGGTCATGCCGGCGATTCGGGGGTATATGCAGGTCTGGTATCTGGGGGTGATCTTTTTGGTGATTCCCATGGTGGCCAACAATATCATCCGAGCTACAGGCGATACCATCCGGCCGAGCATCATCATGGGAGTGACATCGGTGCTGAACATTTTTCTGGATCCCATTTTTATCTTCGGCTTCGCCTTTATTCCGGAAATGGGAATCCAAGGGGCGGCTTTGGCTACGGTTCTGTCCCGTGCCGTATCCTGTGTCGCCGCGCTCTGGATTTTGATCCACCAATATGATCTGATCACCTTCTCGCGACTTCGTTGGGCCAATATTTGGAATTCCTGGAAGGCGGTCATGCGGATCGGTCTGCCCAGTACGGTGACTCAGGTTCTCATGCCCATCGCCGGGGCGATCATCACTTGGTTGCTCGCCCGGCACGGCCCTGCTGCGGTGGCAGCTGCGGGGGTTGCGGGGCGTTTGGAAATGTTTGCCTTTATGGTTCCCATGGCTCTGGGGATTTCATTGGTCCCCTTCGTTGGCCAAAATTTTGGTGCAGGACGATTGGACCGGGTCAAAGAGGGGATGTTTTACGGGAATACTTTCGCTTTTGGCTATGGCCTCATCATCGCCGTGGTTTTCTGGATCTTTGCTCCGCAGATCGGCGGTCTCTTCAGTCAAGATGAAGCGGTGATCGGGGTTCTGACCCAGTACATGCGGATCATTCCGGTCGGCTATGGTCTCCTTGAAATCCAGCGCTACAGTGGTTTTCTCATGAACGGGATCAACAAGCCCATGCAGTCGCTCTGGCTCAATGCTCTTCGTATCATTGTCTTGTTGATTCCGCTCTCCTTGTTGGGGGACAAATTCTTGGGGCTGACAGGCATTTTCTGGGGCCGCTTAATCGCCGATGTTGTCTCGGGGACCGTTGGTTTGGTCTGGGCGATTGCCTTGCTGCGCAAGGTGAGTGCGGAGAAAAACGCTGGATGAGTAGCCGCTCAGCTTCAGCTGCGCGGCTTGTGGTTTCGTAGATTCGACCAGCTCCACCTTTCCTCGAGGGGTAAAGCGAAACGGCCGGTGCTCCGTATGCAGGTAGAAAACTTTTTTCCCTTCAAAAGGACTCTGGGTAGGCGGATGGGCGACGCGGTGGGCGCAGCTGAAGCTACGGCCTTACTAATGTAGCCGCTCAGCTTCAGCTGCGCGGCCTGGGGTTTGGCATCCTTCGTAAGCTCATAGAAGCGATTACTGTTGGATCGGTTCCCCATGGTTCCGTCGATAGGCGTCCGGGGAGACTCCGTGGACCCGCTTGAAAGATCGGGTGAAGTGGTAGGGGTCGGGGAAGCCGAATTCATCGGCGACTTCCTTGACCAATTTCCCTTGGCGGACCAGCGAGAGTGCCGCCGATTTCATCTTCTCCTTCTGCAGAAACCGATACGGGCTCTCGTGGGCAAATCGGCGGAAGAGTCGGCTGAGGTACGCAGGATCGACATGGCAGGCGCGGGCCACCTCATCAGCTTGTTTCAATCGGCGGTGATGGTTGAGGATAAAATCCCGGCAGCGTTCATAGGTTTCGTAGCCTTGGCTTGAGGCTTCTCCAAGAGGCGTCTGGTGAGTGCTCGCGAGCATGATAAGAGTCTCGAGTAGCAATCGACAGAGTCGGGGTGACTGGGGAATGTCTTCGGCCCCGGAATCGATCAATCGGTCAAAAATGTCGATGGCACCCGCATTCGCGCTGAGGCGGTAGAAGCCGGGGATCTGTAGTCCATGGGTTCGGAGAATGGAGAGAGCCTGAGGACCTTCAAAGTCGACGAAAAGCTTGGTGAGGCGCTGTTGGGGATGAGTTCGGATCTGGTGGGGAATGCCGGGTCCGTAGAGAAAGAGACTCCCGGGAGAGAGATCGTAGGAAACACCGTTCAAGCAGAGGTTTCCTTGCCCAGAAGCGACGAGCTCGAGACCAACATAAGGAAAGGTTTTTCGATCAATTGTGTAATCCTCCGCACAATGTTCCCGACCCCCACAGATTACAGTAAGCCCGTCGATAGGAGTCGGCTCCTGAAAGAAGAAAGTTCGCTCACGTTCAACCTCACGGGAAAAGAAGTCGGGAGTTTTCTGTTTTGAGGTTTCCATTGTGGGAGAGGTCGATAGGTCAAGAATTGGCATGGAATGGTCAGTTCCGTCCATTGTCAAAGCGGAAGCTCGAATCTAGAATGGTGAGCATGGAATACCGCCCCCTAGGATCCACCGGAATGTCTGTTTCGTGCTTGAGCTTTGGTGCCTCGTCGCTGGGCTCGGTCTTTCGTGAAGTTTCGCTGCAGGAATGCATGGATACGGTGCAGGCAGTGTTGGAGGGAGGAATGAACTTCATTGATGTTTCTCCCGCCTATGGGGAGACTCTCGCCGAGCTGAGATTGGGGAGAGCCCTTGAGGGGGTTCCCCGAGATTCATACTATCTCGCCAGTAAAATTGGCAGCTATAGTGAGGCCCGGGGCGACTACGACTATTCCAAGGCCTCGACTGAACGCAGCGTCGCTCACAGCTTAAAACGGCTCGGGGTGGACTACTTGGACTTGATCCAATGCCACGATATTGAGTTTGCGGACCATCGCCAGATTCTGGATGAGACTCTGCCCACGCTGCTCAATCTTAAGGAACAGGGGATCGTTCGACACATCGGTTTGACAGGACTACCTCTGGGCATGCTGAAGGGGATCTTCGATCGTTCAGATCCGGGGACGGTTGAGACGGTGTTGTCCTTCTGTCACTACACCTTGAATGACTCTTCCCTCTTGGACTGGATTCCTTACTTCAAGGAAAAGGGCGTGGGGATCATCAATGCCTCGCCTACGGGAATGGGTTTGTTGACCGAGCGCGGGGCCCCGGACTGGCATCCCGCCTCGCAGGAGATTCAAGAAGGCTGCCGGAAAGCGGTGGACCACTGTCGCGCCAAGGGAGTCGATATCGTTCGGCTGGCGATTCAATACAGCTGTGCGAACCCTGAGATCGCGACCACTCTGGTCGGCACAGCGGATCCTCAAAACATTCGTGATAATCTCGCCTATGTCGAGGAGCCGATCGATGCCGAGCTCCTCGCGGAAGTGCAGGAGATTCTCGAGCCGATCCACAACTTCAACTATACCCGGGGCCTTCCTGAGCACCGGGATCCCATCCTTTCCTAGGAGGTTATCGTGCGTATTTTTGATCTATCCCAGCCGCTCTTTGACGGGTGTCCCAATTGTCCGGCCCATCCACCCATTCGGCTTCCGCGAAGTGCCGATCATCCTGAGGACGGCTGGCGGATGGAGGAATTTCATATGGCTTCCCATAGTGGAACGCATCTCGATGCACCTCTGCACAAGATTGCCGGTGGCAGCAGTATCGACCAGTTTCCTTTGGAGGCTTTCTGCGGTCGTCCTGTCGTTGCGGATTTGATCGAGCAGGTCTCTCCAGGTCGTGCGATTGGGAGCGAGTTGCTGGAGTCCGTTCTGGGGTCTGGACCGGATCTCAGGGATGCGATTGTTTTGCTGAATACCGAGTGGGGATCGCTGCGAAAGTCAGAAGAGCGCTGGCTTTATCAATCGCCATACTTGCGATGCGATGGGGCGGAATGGTTGATCGAGCGAAAGATTCGGGCCGTAGGGATCGATCATTTTTCCATCGGCGGGATGGACGCGGACGAAAATTTGCAAACTCACGAAGCGCTACTCGGCGCCGGACTTTGGGTCGTCGAAGAGCTCAATTTTCGGGATGGATGGAAAGAGTTTCTTCCTGGATCCACGTTTCAAGCTTTACCCCTGAGCCTTCCCGGATTCTCGGGTTCTCCCTGTCGCGCCGTTTTGATCCAATCATGAATACCATCGTCTTACAAAAGCCGGAAAAGCTAATTCTTGAGGACACCTCTGAACCGGGGGATCCGCCAGGAGGGGAGGCCTTGGTTCAAGTCCATCGGGTGGGTGTCTGTGGGACCGATCTTCATGCCTATCGGGGTATACAGCCATTTTTCCAGTATCCTCGAATTCTCGGGCACGAGCTGGGCGTCGAAATCCTCGCGGTGGGGCCCAACGATCAAAATCTAGCGCCCGGCGATCGATGCTCGGTAGAGCCTTACCTGAACTGCGGCAAATGTATCGCCTGTCGTCGGGGAAAAGGGAATTGCTGCACTTCCCTCAGGGTCATGGGGGTTCACGTTGACGGCGGGTACCGGGAGCGCATTCATGTGCCTGTGCATAAGCTCCACCGTTCCAATGATTTGGGCTATGATCAGCTCGCGTTGGTCGAGACCCTGGGAATCGGAGCTCATGCCGTAGCAAGGGCTCAGATCGAGTCGGGCGAGGTGGTGCTCGTGATTGGTGGAGGCCCGATCGGTCTCTCGGTCATCCAGTTTGCCAAAGCAGCTGGAGCCCGCGTGATCGTGATGGATCTCAACGAGAATCGACTCGCCTTCTGTCGGGAGGCGATGGGAGTGGATGCGACCCTGAGGCCAAGCTCATCGGAGTCGGTGGTTGCGCAACTCGAAGAACTAGCAGACGGGGATCAGCCCACGGTCGTCTTGGATGCCACGGGAAATGCAAACTCCATGCAGTCTGCATTTTACTATCCGGCCCACGGTGGCCGACTGGTATTTGTCGGTTTGTTTCAGGGCGATGTCACTTTCCACGATCCGGATTTTCATAAGCGCGAGTTGACCCTTCTGGGCAGCCGCAATGCTCGACCGGAGGATTTTCGAAACATTATTGGCATGATTGAAAACGGGAGGATCGATACGACTCCCTGGATTACGCATCGGGCACCGCTCAAGGAGGTTCCTGAACGTTTCCCTGAGTGGACTCGACCGGAGAGCGGAGTTCTCAAGGCGATGATCGAAGTTTCGTAACGCGGCTGATCTTTTGCCATGGGCAACTTGTTGCAGCCTTGCCCCCTCCTCGGGATTCTTGGCGATTGAACCGATTCCGGGGCCCTTGAATTCTTAAGGATTCCAGAGATCTTTCTCGCCACCCGAATTGTAGGGAGGCAGTGCCATCTCGTCCCATTTCTCGAAGAAACGAACGGAGCCATCGACCATCAGGGCGTCTCGACCGCCCTTATAGGTAGCTTGAGGTAGATTCG contains these protein-coding regions:
- a CDS encoding MATE family efflux transporter; this translates as MPSEPKSTPRLIRRPVYSTLWRMALPMLGGTFAMNAFNLADTWFVAKLGTVPLAAMGFSFPVVMLLITLALGLGMGATTVISQALGASDHERAKRLTTHAIILCILIVVFVSVVGLLTIEPVFRALGAGPEVMPAIRGYMQVWYLGVIFLVIPMVANNIIRATGDTIRPSIIMGVTSVLNIFLDPIFIFGFAFIPEMGIQGAALATVLSRAVSCVAALWILIHQYDLITFSRLRWANIWNSWKAVMRIGLPSTVTQVLMPIAGAIITWLLARHGPAAVAAAGVAGRLEMFAFMVPMALGISLVPFVGQNFGAGRLDRVKEGMFYGNTFAFGYGLIIAVVFWIFAPQIGGLFSQDEAVIGVLTQYMRIIPVGYGLLEIQRYSGFLMNGINKPMQSLWLNALRIIVLLIPLSLLGDKFLGLTGIFWGRLIADVVSGTVGLVWAIALLRKVSAEKNAG
- a CDS encoding AraC family transcriptional regulator encodes the protein METSKQKTPDFFSREVERERTFFFQEPTPIDGLTVICGGREHCAEDYTIDRKTFPYVGLELVASGQGNLCLNGVSYDLSPGSLFLYGPGIPHQIRTHPQQRLTKLFVDFEGPQALSILRTHGLQIPGFYRLSANAGAIDIFDRLIDSGAEDIPQSPRLCRLLLETLIMLASTHQTPLGEASSQGYETYERCRDFILNHHRRLKQADEVARACHVDPAYLSRLFRRFAHESPYRFLQKEKMKSAALSLVRQGKLVKEVADEFGFPDPYHFTRSFKRVHGVSPDAYRRNHGEPIQQ
- a CDS encoding aldo/keto reductase, with translation MEYRPLGSTGMSVSCLSFGASSLGSVFREVSLQECMDTVQAVLEGGMNFIDVSPAYGETLAELRLGRALEGVPRDSYYLASKIGSYSEARGDYDYSKASTERSVAHSLKRLGVDYLDLIQCHDIEFADHRQILDETLPTLLNLKEQGIVRHIGLTGLPLGMLKGIFDRSDPGTVETVLSFCHYTLNDSSLLDWIPYFKEKGVGIINASPTGMGLLTERGAPDWHPASQEIQEGCRKAVDHCRAKGVDIVRLAIQYSCANPEIATTLVGTADPQNIRDNLAYVEEPIDAELLAEVQEILEPIHNFNYTRGLPEHRDPILS
- a CDS encoding cyclase family protein, with translation MRIFDLSQPLFDGCPNCPAHPPIRLPRSADHPEDGWRMEEFHMASHSGTHLDAPLHKIAGGSSIDQFPLEAFCGRPVVADLIEQVSPGRAIGSELLESVLGSGPDLRDAIVLLNTEWGSLRKSEERWLYQSPYLRCDGAEWLIERKIRAVGIDHFSIGGMDADENLQTHEALLGAGLWVVEELNFRDGWKEFLPGSTFQALPLSLPGFSGSPCRAVLIQS
- a CDS encoding zinc-binding alcohol dehydrogenase family protein, which translates into the protein MNTIVLQKPEKLILEDTSEPGDPPGGEALVQVHRVGVCGTDLHAYRGIQPFFQYPRILGHELGVEILAVGPNDQNLAPGDRCSVEPYLNCGKCIACRRGKGNCCTSLRVMGVHVDGGYRERIHVPVHKLHRSNDLGYDQLALVETLGIGAHAVARAQIESGEVVLVIGGGPIGLSVIQFAKAAGARVIVMDLNENRLAFCREAMGVDATLRPSSSESVVAQLEELADGDQPTVVLDATGNANSMQSAFYYPAHGGRLVFVGLFQGDVTFHDPDFHKRELTLLGSRNARPEDFRNIIGMIENGRIDTTPWITHRAPLKEVPERFPEWTRPESGVLKAMIEVS